A single Flavobacterium sp. 1 DNA region contains:
- a CDS encoding IS1182 family transposase, whose product MQHIIGISRHQMRISSLEDAIAPDNQVRFIDAFVTFTDLAKLGFAVQTIKTEGRPSYDTKVFLKIYLYGYLGGIRSSRKLEKECFRNIEMQWLLEDIRPNYHSISDFRKNNPAALKKLFKLFVSFLKDADLIGGETIAIDGTKSRAHNSKKANFNQKKIDKHLEYIETKTQEYLDALEANDAKENSPKIKNVQQKIECLKQNKIRYELLEEKLKASGEPQISTTDSDARALLVQGQVVEISFNMQAAVDAKHNLVVATHTINRNDRNALSAIAIEAKENLEIETYTALVDKGYHNGREIEACRQANITTIVAQPEQGKNKENGTTKDYFVSKFQYNKTTDTYTCPQGETLKTTGHWHKKTTDRDSYEFKRYRTPKCRECPVKHLCTSRMAGRDIDRSQYADAVEENNKRYHANAQLYRKRQEINEHIFGTIKRQWGYNHTNLTGLEKVNGEHSLIMLVYNIKRSINILGVPELIAKLKKWNSPYKAKVLFLLKMSYLKPKLDFFFFETKLAS is encoded by the coding sequence ATGCAGCATATCATAGGAATTTCCCGCCACCAGATGCGTATTTCCAGTTTAGAAGACGCCATAGCTCCCGATAATCAAGTGCGATTTATAGATGCATTTGTGACGTTTACAGACCTTGCTAAGCTGGGTTTTGCAGTGCAAACCATCAAAACCGAAGGCCGCCCGAGCTACGATACCAAAGTGTTTCTTAAAATCTATTTATACGGTTATCTGGGCGGAATAAGAAGCTCGCGAAAATTAGAGAAGGAATGTTTTAGAAACATTGAAATGCAATGGCTATTGGAAGATATTCGTCCCAATTACCACAGCATCTCAGATTTCAGAAAAAACAATCCCGCTGCCTTGAAGAAACTCTTCAAGCTTTTTGTCTCATTCTTGAAAGATGCGGACTTGATAGGCGGTGAAACCATTGCCATTGACGGCACCAAAAGCCGGGCTCACAACAGCAAAAAAGCCAATTTTAACCAAAAGAAAATTGACAAGCACCTGGAATACATTGAGACCAAAACCCAAGAATATCTTGATGCTCTGGAAGCAAATGATGCAAAAGAAAACTCTCCAAAAATCAAAAATGTCCAACAAAAAATAGAGTGTCTCAAACAAAACAAAATCCGCTACGAATTGCTGGAAGAAAAACTAAAAGCAAGCGGAGAACCCCAAATAAGCACCACCGACAGCGATGCCAGAGCATTATTGGTTCAGGGACAGGTGGTTGAAATCTCATTTAATATGCAGGCAGCCGTCGATGCCAAACACAATCTTGTAGTAGCCACGCACACCATCAATCGTAATGACCGCAACGCCTTGTCGGCTATTGCCATAGAAGCCAAAGAGAATTTAGAAATAGAAACCTACACGGCTTTGGTGGACAAAGGCTATCATAACGGGCGAGAAATAGAAGCCTGTAGGCAAGCCAATATCACTACAATTGTAGCGCAACCCGAACAAGGAAAAAATAAGGAAAACGGAACAACCAAGGATTATTTTGTTTCTAAGTTCCAATACAATAAAACCACCGACACCTACACTTGCCCACAGGGCGAAACGCTTAAAACTACAGGCCACTGGCACAAGAAAACCACGGACAGAGACAGTTATGAGTTCAAGAGATACCGAACACCCAAATGCAGAGAATGTCCTGTAAAACATTTATGCACCAGTAGGATGGCCGGTCGAGATATAGACCGCAGCCAATATGCCGATGCCGTAGAAGAAAACAACAAACGCTACCACGCAAATGCACAGCTCTACCGCAAGCGGCAGGAAATCAACGAACACATTTTTGGCACTATCAAACGGCAATGGGGCTACAATCACACCAATTTAACAGGATTGGAAAAAGTAAATGGAGAACACAGCCTGATTATGCTGGTCTATAACATCAAACGCAGCATCAATATACTCGGAGTTCCCGAGCTCATTGCCAAACTCAAGAAATGGAACTCACCCTACAAGGCAAAAGTCTTGTTTTTGTTAAAAATGAGTTATTTAAAACCGAAATTAGACTTCTTTTTCTTTGAAACTAAATTAGCCTCCTAA
- a CDS encoding GNAT family N-acetyltransferase, with translation MTDVNIYKGEFCISTDKVKLDIDAIHEFLSTKAYWCINIPKDKVQTAIENSFCFGVYQDEKQIGLARIITDFSTIAYLGDVYILEEYRGLGLSKWLMETVMDYPSLQGLRRWILLTGDAHELYRKFGWIDIADPTKWMELHNKNVYSK, from the coding sequence ATGACAGACGTAAACATATACAAAGGCGAGTTTTGCATTTCAACCGACAAGGTAAAATTAGACATTGACGCCATTCACGAATTTTTATCAACCAAAGCGTATTGGTGCATAAACATTCCGAAAGACAAGGTGCAAACTGCTATTGAAAATTCATTCTGCTTTGGTGTTTACCAAGACGAAAAACAAATTGGCCTTGCAAGAATCATTACCGATTTTTCAACGATTGCCTATTTGGGCGACGTATATATTTTAGAAGAATACAGGGGATTGGGGCTTTCTAAATGGTTAATGGAAACGGTTATGGACTATCCGAGTCTACAAGGTTTAAGACGTTGGATTTTACTCACAGGAGACGCACACGAGCTATATCGTAAATTTGGGTGGATAGACATTGCAGACCCAACCAAATGGATGGAACTTCATAATAAAAACGTTTATTCAAAATAA